In one window of Ovis aries strain OAR_USU_Benz2616 breed Rambouillet chromosome 5, ARS-UI_Ramb_v3.0, whole genome shotgun sequence DNA:
- the ZNF454 gene encoding zinc finger protein 454 isoform X4 produces MAVRCLPTMVQDEWAQLSPAQRALYRDVMLENYSNVVSLDWVITPMNKKSILKTDIPEGELGQWMRKERFTRDSCWKYDSLLEWQHGGQEINLKQVVLAHEKTSSVVGDQKCDESGKHGTMNSSFVQSQGFQSSKKAFECIECGKVFTKSSTLNKHQKIHSEKLNANQKIVIKEKRYECRECGKAFHQSTHLIHHQRIHTGEKPYECKECGKAFSVSSSLTYHQKIHTGEKPFECNLCGKAFIRNIHLAHHHRIHTGEKPFKCNICDKAFVCRAHLTKHQNIHSGEKPYKCNECGKAFNQSTSFLQHQRIHTGEKPFECNECGKAFRVNSSLTEHQRIHTGEKPYKCNECGKAFRDNSSFARHRKIHTGEKPYRCGLCEKAFRDQSALAQHQRIHTGEKPYTCNICEKAFSDHSALTQHKRIHTREKPYKCKICGKAFIRSTHLTQHQRIHTGEKPYKCNKCGKAFNQTANLIQHQRHHIGEK; encoded by the coding sequence ACTGGGTGATTACACCTATGAATAAGAAATCTATTCTCAAGACAGATATTCCTGAAGGAGAATTGGGTCAGTGGATGAGAAAGGAAAGATTCACTAGAGATAGTTGCTGGAAATATGATAGCCTGTTGGAATGGCAGCATGGAGGCCAGGAGATAAACTTGAAGCAAGTGGTGCTTGCTCATGAGAAAACTTCATCTGTGGTTGGTGACCAGAAATGTGATGAATCTGGAAAACATGGCACCATGAACTCATCTTTTGTTCAGAGTCAGGGATTTCAGTCTAGCAAAAAAGCCTTTGAATGTATTGAGTGTGGAAAAGTCTTCACTAAGAGTTCAACCCTCAATAAACATCAGAAGATTCATAGTGAAAAACTTAATGCAAATCAGAAAATTGTTATTAAAGAGAAGCGATATGAATGTAGagaatgtgggaaggcctttcACCAGAGCACACACCTCATCCATCACCAAAGAATTCACACTGGTGAGAAGCCatatgaatgtaaggaatgtggcaAGGCCTTCTCAGTGAGCTCCTCACTTACTTATCATCagaaaattcatactggagagaaaccttttGAATGCAACTTATGTGGAAAAGCTTTTATCCGAAACATACACCTTGCCCACCATCACAGAAtacatactggagagaaaccttttaaatgtaatatatgtGACAAAGCCTTTGTGTGTAGGGCACATCTTACCAAACACCAGAATATTCATAGtggagagaaaccctataaatgtaatgaatgtgggaaagccttcaatcagAGTACAAGTTTTCTTcagcatcagagaattcacactggagagaagccttttgaatgtaatgaatgtggaaaGGCCTTCAGGGTGAACTCTTCCCTTACTGAACATCAAAGGATTCATACcggagagaaaccttataaatgtaatgaatgtgggaaagcGTTCAGGGATAATTCATCCTTTGCCCGACATCGGAAAATTCATACTGGGGAGAAACCTTACAGATGTGGTTTGTGTGAGAAAGCCTTCAGGGACCAATCAGCCCTAGCccaacatcagagaattcatacaggGGAGAAGCCTTATACATGTAATATATGTGAGAAAGCCTTCAGCGACCATTCAGCCCTCACTCAGCATAAGAGAATTCATACCAGAgaaaaaccttacaaatgtaaaATCTGTGGGAAAGCCTTTATCCGAAGTACACACCTGACTCAACATCAGAGgattcacacaggagagaaaccctataaatgtaataaatgtgGGAAAGCTTTTAACCAGACTGCAAACCTCATTCAGCATCAGAGACATCATATAGGAGAAAAGTGA